A region of Liolophura sinensis isolate JHLJ2023 chromosome 8, CUHK_Ljap_v2, whole genome shotgun sequence DNA encodes the following proteins:
- the LOC135473786 gene encoding transcription initiation factor TFIID subunit 7-like — translation MNIKPMPKRKEGGPSEAAFDLEQQFILRLPPGPAAALRKDVQSGSMSLKDKLSIELHPDNRIGVVRYGADLFNTKLVDLPCIIETAKTVDKKTFYKTGDLCQMMVCTTEEETQEIEEKESPKKKDSKDKKYIWNHGITAPLKNVRKRRFRKTLKKKVNYMEQPDIEKEVKRLFRMDAEAIDVKWEVITEDDKPLNDSSGQPQTVVEASGSTSDDRPLQRTDTSTTLDMLDQDMILPELSSSEDEEDKDVNIMDSGEDDTNITSQGLAESSHQGFTLSDQGASQSQDYMLSGDTGTLKARLSELQEQIEDLRERRQTQEDQAATTDDPIAMDQFQAVIDSLLQQENEKEKEYNILMSVLG, via the exons ATGAATATCAAACCGATGCCGAAACGCAAAGAAGGAGGCCCGTCAGAGGCTGCATTTGATCTCGAGCAGCAATTCATTCTGCGCCTACCCCCG GGCCCAGCAGCAGCTTTAAGGAAAGATGTCCAGTCAGGATCAATGTCTCTCAAAGATAAACTGTCCATTGAGcttcacccagacaacagaatAGGCGTTGTTCGGTATGGAGCAGACCTTTTCAATACAAAG ctgGTTGACCTGCCTTGTATCATCGAGACAGCAAAGACAGTTGACAAAAAGACTTTCTACAAAACTGGAGATTTATGTCAG ATGATGGTGTGCACTACTGAAGAGGAAACACAGGAAATAGAGGAGAAAGAAAGCCCAAAGAAAAAGGACAGCAAAGACAAGAAGTACATATGGAACCATGGAA TAACAGCTCCTCTGAAAAATGTAAGGAAACGTCGATTCAGGAAAACATTAAAGAAGAAAGTGAAT TATATGGAGCAGCCTGACATTGAGAAGGAAGTGAAGAGACTTTTTCGTATGGACGCGGAGGCTATTGATGTGAAGTGGGAGGTAATCACAGAGGATGATAAGCCTCTGAATGACTCGAGTGGTCAGCCACAGACTGTGGTTGAGGCGTCTGGATCCACTAGCGATGACCGCCCACTCCAGCGTACCGACACCAGCACAACACTGGACATGT TGGACCAGGACATGATCCTGCCAGAGCTGAGCAGTTCTGAGGATGAGGAAGACAAAGATGTCAACATCATGGATTCAGGGGAAGATGATACCAACATCACATCACAGGGACTAGCTGAGTCCTCACATCAAGGCTTCACCTTGTCTGATCAGGGGGCCTCACAGAGTCAGGACTACATGCTATCAGGAGATACAG GGACTTTGAAGGCTCGATTGTCGGAGTTACAGGAGCAGATTGAAGACTTGAGAGAACGAAGGCAGACACAGGAGGACCAGGCTGCTACCACTGATGACCccattgccatg GACCAGTTCCAGGCTGTTATTGACAGCCTTCTACAGCAAGAAAATGAGAAGGAAAAGGAG TACAACATACTGATGTCAGTGTTAGGCTGA
- the LOC135473008 gene encoding phosphoserine phosphatase-like, which produces MPNSKQYTVVVMANFEETQRIWCEADAVCFDVDSTVCTDEAIDELANYCGVGRQVAECTKAAMGGAMTFRRALTQRLNIIRPTRDQLANFMIDHPPNLTPGVRELVQLLQSRNVPIYLVSGGFQSVIERAAEELEIPSSHIHANKLRFFMDGEYAGFDETQPTSESGGKAAVIKRLKDKCGYKKLVMIGDGATDLEACPPADAFIGFGGNVIREKVQSKAKWYVTDFEELISTLENGAAQEIDH; this is translated from the coding sequence ATGCCAAACAGTAAACAGTACACTGTCGTAGTCATGGCGAATTTTGAGGAAACCCAGAGGATTTGGTGTGAGGCCGATGCTGTTTGTTTTGACGTGGACTCTACTGTATGTACCGACGAAGCCATTGATGAACTGGCAAATTACTGTGGGGTGGGAAGACAAGTGGCCGAGTGTACAAAGGCTGCTATGGGCGGTGCGATGACCTTCCGCAGAGCACTGACACAACGCCTGAACATTATACGCCCCACAAGAGACCAGCTAGCTAACTTCATGATAGACCATCCTCCTAACCTTACCCCGGGGGTGAGAGAACTGGTGCAGCTCTTACAGAGTAGGAATGTACCCATTTACCTCGTATCAGGCGGATTCCAAAGTGTGATTGAACGTGCTGCTGAGGAACTGGAGATTCCAAGCTCACATATTCACGCCAATAAACTGCGGTTTTTCATGGATGGTGAGTATGCTGGATTCGATGAAACACAACCTACATCTGAATCAGGGGGAAAAGCTGCTGTTATAAAACGGCTTAAAGACAAATGTGGGTATAAGAAGTTAGTGATGATTGGTGATGGGGCCACAGATTTGGAAGCGTGCCCACCAGCTGATGCATTCATCGGGTTTGGTGGAAATGTGATTCGAGAGAAAGTGCAGTCCAAAGCCAAGTGGTATGTGACAGACTTTGAAGAGCTTATTTCAACACTGGAAAATGGAGCTGCGCAAGAAATTGATCACTAA